GGCGCTCCCCTTGCCCTCGAAGGGCTGGTGGCCTTCTTCTTGGAGTCAACCTTCCTGGGTTTATGGATATTTGGATGGACGCGGCTGCCCAAGCTGGTGCACCTGGCGTGTATCTGGATGGTGGCGATCGGCGTCAACGCCTCGGCGTTCTTCATCATTGCCGCCAACTCGTTCATGCAGCATCCGGTCGGTGCCGTCTACAACCCGGAGACCGGCCGTGCCGAACTGATCAGCATTACCGAACTCCTGACCAACAACACCGCGCTGGCCGCGTTCCCCCACACCGTCGCCGGATCCCTGCTCACCGCAAGCACCTTCGTCGCGGGGATCTGTGGTTGGTGGATGGTCCGCTCCCACAAGGTCGGCACGCTCGACGATGCACGCACGATGTACCGGCCCGCCGCCATCGGTGCGTGCGCCGTGATGATCCTGTCCGGTGGTGCGCTGGCGGCTACCGGGGACGTCCAGGGCAAGCTGATGTTCCAGCAGCAGCCCATGAAAATGGCGTCGGCAGAATCCCTCTGTTACACCGAGAAGGACCCGAAGTTCTCGGTGTTGACGGTCGGTACGCACAACAACTGCGCCAGCGTGGCACACGCCATCTCGGTGCCGTATGTGCTGCCGTTCCTGGCCGAGGGCAAGTTCACCGACGTCACTCTCAAGGGTGTGGAAGACCTTCAGAAGGAATACGAGCAGAAGTTCGGACCGCGCAACTACCGGCCCAATCTCTTTGTCACCTACTGGTCCTTCCGCGCGATGATCGGGCTGGCTGCCGGATCAGCCCTGCTGGCGCTGGCAGGATTATGGGTCACCCGTGGTGGGCGCATCCCCAGTCAGCGTTGGTTCGCCTGGCTCTCGATCCTGGCCATCCCTACCCCGTTCCTTGCTAACAGCGCCGGGTGGGTGTTCACCGAGATGGGCCGGCAACCGTGGGTGGTGGCGCCCAATCCGACTGGGGTGGAGCAGATCCGGCTCACCGTAGATCTGGCGGTCTCCCACCATTCCGCGGCCACGGTATGGCTATCCCTCATTACGTTCACTCTCCTGTACGGCGCACTGGGTGTGGTGTGGTTCTGGCTGATCCGCCGATACACCATCGAGGGGCCCCTCGAGCACGACACCGAACCAGCTTCGCCCGTGACCGATGACGACAGTGTCAAACCGCTGTCCTTCGCCTACTAGCCCAACCAGCCGCGTAAGGAGGTTCCGGATATGAATCCCACAGCATTGCAACAGTTCTGGTTCATCGTCGTGGCGGTGTTGTTCCTCGGCTTCCTCGTGCTCGAAGGGTTCGACTTCGGCGTCGGGATGCTCATGCATCCCCTCGGCCGCGGTGACGACCGCCGGCGACGGGCCGTCTTGAACACCATCGGGCCGGTATGGGACGGCAACGAGGTCTGGCTCATCACCGCGGGGGGCGCGATGTTCGCAGCCTTTCCGCACTGGTATGCAACGGTGTTCTCCGGGCTGTATCTTCCACTGCTGCTCATCTTGGTGGCCATGATCGTCCGGATCGTCGCCATCGAATGGCGGGGAAAGATCGATGACCCCCGCTGGCGTGCCCGGTGCGATCTCGGGATAGCGATCGGATCCTGGATTCCGGCGCTGCTGTGGGGTGTGGCATTCTCGGCGATGCTCGCCGGGCTTCCGGTCGACAGTGCTAAGCAGCTCACCCTCACCGTCGGCGACGTGCTCAGACCATATGTGCTGCTAGGCGGCGTAGTTTTCGTGGGGCTCTTCGCCTTTCACGGTGCACTGTTCATATCGCTCAAGACCGCCGGTGCGGTGCGAGAGGACGCCGTCTCCACGGCACGCAAGCTGGCGGTTCCCGTGATCGTCGCCGCGGGTGGATACGGACTGTGGACTCAGCTTGCCTACGGCAAGAGCTGGACGTGGATCGCACTCGTGATTGCCGCGTTATCGCTGATCGGCGCGGCAACCTTCTCGCGAGTCTCCCGTGACGGATGGGCTTTTGCCTGCACCTGCCTGACAGTGGTCGCGGTCGTCGCGTTGCTTTTCGGCTCTCTTTATCCGAATCTGATTGTCTCCAGCCTTGATCCGGCCTATAACCTGACCGTGACAAACGCATCGTCAAGCCCCTATACGCTCAGGGTGATGAGCTGGGCCGCCGCGGTCACCGCTCCCGTGGTGCTGATCTACCAAGGCTGGACATATTGGGTGTTCCGGCAGCGCATCTCGGCCGACCAGATTCCCGACCCGGTCGGGCTACCCGTGCGATGACGAGCTCGCGCAGTGCCCCGGTCGATCCCCGACTGTGGCGCCGCAGCGCTCCTGCCCGCCGCTACCTGATCCTGACGGTGCTCTGCGAGCTGGTGATGACGGCCTGCACCCTGACGATCGCGGTGGTCCTGGCACGTGCCCTCGCGCTACTGATCACCGATCCGGCGAGCCGCGATATGGCCCATATGGGGCAGCCGATGACCATCCTCGTGGTGCTCTGGACGCTCCGGGCGGCTGCTCAGGGTGTACAGACCCGGTTCAGCGAACGCGGCGCAACCGGGGTGATCGCCGACCTCGACGACCAGCTGCTGTCGGCCATCGCCGAGGCGCAGCCACGTGACCTCGAGCAGTTCCGAGATTCGGCCACGACGGTATTGACCCGGGGACTGGAAGACCTGCGCCCCTACTTCGCCGGATATCTCCCCGCGGTCCTCAGCGCGGCAATCGTGACACCTGCCGCCGCATTGGTGATCGCACTGTCCGATATCCGATCCGCCGTCATCGTCGCGATCACTCTGCCGCTGATTCCCATATTCATGGTTCTCATCGGCCTGCTCACCCGCGATCGAGCGGAGGCCGCACTGCAGGCATCGACTGCGGCCACCGGTCAGATTCTCGATCTGATAGCGGGTATCCCGACGCTGCGTGCGCTCGGGCGCACCGCGACTCCGCTGCGCCGAATCACCGAACTCGGTAATTCTCAGCGCCGTTCGGTAATGGCTACGTTGCGGGTGGCGTTTCTGTCCGCGATGGTGCTCGAAATGATCGCGACCCTCAGCGTCGCGCTCATCGCGGTGGGGATCGGCATGCGTTTGGTTTTCGGGCACCTCGACCTGACCACCGCGCTGACGGTCCTGATCCTGGCACCTGAGGTGTACTGGCCGTTACGACGCGTCGGAATCCAGTTCCACAGCGCTGCCGATGGCACAGCTGCCGCGGACAAGGCCTTCGAACTCCTCGATGCCCTCGGGCCCCCGGCGGCGGCCGGCGGAACGCAGACTCCACGCAGGAATCCGG
This genomic window from Mycobacteroides chelonae contains:
- a CDS encoding cytochrome ubiquinol oxidase subunit I is translated as MNALDVSRWQFGITTVYHFVLVPLTIGLAPLLAIMQTAWVVTGNNSWYRLTRFFGKLFLINFALGVATGIVQEFQFGMNWSEYSRFVGDVFGAPLALEGLVAFFLESTFLGLWIFGWTRLPKLVHLACIWMVAIGVNASAFFIIAANSFMQHPVGAVYNPETGRAELISITELLTNNTALAAFPHTVAGSLLTASTFVAGICGWWMVRSHKVGTLDDARTMYRPAAIGACAVMILSGGALAATGDVQGKLMFQQQPMKMASAESLCYTEKDPKFSVLTVGTHNNCASVAHAISVPYVLPFLAEGKFTDVTLKGVEDLQKEYEQKFGPRNYRPNLFVTYWSFRAMIGLAAGSALLALAGLWVTRGGRIPSQRWFAWLSILAIPTPFLANSAGWVFTEMGRQPWVVAPNPTGVEQIRLTVDLAVSHHSAATVWLSLITFTLLYGALGVVWFWLIRRYTIEGPLEHDTEPASPVTDDDSVKPLSFAY
- the cydB gene encoding cytochrome d ubiquinol oxidase subunit II codes for the protein MNPTALQQFWFIVVAVLFLGFLVLEGFDFGVGMLMHPLGRGDDRRRRAVLNTIGPVWDGNEVWLITAGGAMFAAFPHWYATVFSGLYLPLLLILVAMIVRIVAIEWRGKIDDPRWRARCDLGIAIGSWIPALLWGVAFSAMLAGLPVDSAKQLTLTVGDVLRPYVLLGGVVFVGLFAFHGALFISLKTAGAVREDAVSTARKLAVPVIVAAGGYGLWTQLAYGKSWTWIALVIAALSLIGAATFSRVSRDGWAFACTCLTVVAVVALLFGSLYPNLIVSSLDPAYNLTVTNASSSPYTLRVMSWAAAVTAPVVLIYQGWTYWVFRQRISADQIPDPVGLPVR
- the cydD gene encoding thiol reductant ABC exporter subunit CydD, yielding MTSSRSAPVDPRLWRRSAPARRYLILTVLCELVMTACTLTIAVVLARALALLITDPASRDMAHMGQPMTILVVLWTLRAAAQGVQTRFSERGATGVIADLDDQLLSAIAEAQPRDLEQFRDSATTVLTRGLEDLRPYFAGYLPAVLSAAIVTPAAALVIALSDIRSAVIVAITLPLIPIFMVLIGLLTRDRAEAALQASTAATGQILDLIAGIPTLRALGRTATPLRRITELGNSQRRSVMATLRVAFLSAMVLEMIATLSVALIAVGIGMRLVFGHLDLTTALTVLILAPEVYWPLRRVGIQFHSAADGTAAADKAFELLDALGPPAAAGGTQTPRRNPVIELDAISVTDRSGYAPWELTATIRPRAVTVLTGHNGAGKSTVLHTITGLTTPAQGRVLVDGVPLERIQRDSWWSMLGWLPQRPVLVPGTVRENLEMFGPLDDLESALIDSRFDSTLETLRDGLDTRLGAGGSGLSLGERQRLCLARVLGTNRSILLLDEPTAHLDADTEAGVLAALVSRARRGATVVLVGHRAPVLAAADDVFTVQARHVAHL